The Setaria viridis chromosome 6, Setaria_viridis_v4.0, whole genome shotgun sequence genome includes the window TCCGCTTTCTTTGGCTGTCAATAAAAACAGAAAGTAAACTACCCGGACATGTTCAAAACATAACGAAACTTGTGCCCAAAAATTCTGAACATAAAGCAAGCCATTCCCAGCAGGAACGTGACCCATAGCACATAACAGTATAACACATACTTCAATGTAACTGAAGTTTCCGGCCTGTTCGGctgaacttataagccggctgaaaagctaaaacggctgatttgttatgagaaaaGAACACTGTTCGATGGAGTAGATTGGTTATAGGAGCAGCATGAATTGTATTGGGGTTAGATACAGTGTGATTGGTCAAAACAGTAtccattcccttttataggaaCAGCCCATAGCAAGCAAAATTACGAATAGATACCGATCTGATCAGATGTCAACTGATTGGCAGTGATCCTTAACCTTAACTTTATTCCTTTATAAAATGATAACTTTGTAATGCTACAAATTAAAATCTGTTTTAATCAATTTTAAATATAAATGAAGTAATGAACACATCACAATGATGTGTAATCATTCATTGAATATTGATGGATTGGATGAAACAAAGACTAATCGCACGGCAGTACCCTTTTATTCGACGCCCACAACTAATCTTTTCATCGTTAGGATGCTACTCTTACATGTGGCAAAGGTCATTTTAAGAACGTTCTTGTGCATAGCTGCATACTGTGAGTTACATTTTGCATCAAATTAACTAGCGGACCTTTTTTTAGAGGAACTACAGTCGACTTGAATATCCTCAAATAGGTTTGCCAAATTATTTTTGTTAAAATTTCATCATACTCGGTGTTCTCATATTCAAGCATGAAACCTACTGAGATGATATGATTCGACACAATTACCAAAAAATCTAAGTTAAATGCACCGGCGGCCCTTGAACTTGTGGCGCTGAGTCATGTAGGTGCATGAACTCTGAAAATGCATTCTTGGACCCCCAAACTTGCTAACCGTGCCAAATAGGTCCAAATCTACTCTAAAACGCATCCCTCTTCTCTAATCCCTCTCGTCATCCCTATTAACGCTGACGTgaacctccctccctctcattctctctctcctccccaatggcctctgctccctccccgcGTGCGGCCACCGGTGCTCCCTCTCCcgcgccaccggccaccgctcctcccttccttcccgcgccgccagccgctCCTCCCtcaccccgcgccgccggccgcccccctccctcccttcccgcATCGCCAGCCACCGATGCGGGACTGCCAGTTCAGACGCGACACCGCCGAGGCGGTCTGCTCCGGCATGCGCGGGCAGTGACCGTGACAGCGGCCGGCGGCCAACTCCTTGCAAGCACACCACGGCACGAAGGCTGGACACAGAGCGAActcaacggcggcggcgttctCACAGTGAGGCTCTATGTGGCGGTCTCGTGGCAGCGAGGTCCTGCAGCTTCTGGAGGCGACAGCGAGGACGGTGAAGATGGCGACGGGCATGAGCAGGAGTTGCAACTTGCGCCATTCACCATGGCCACGGCGGCGTTCGCGCCCCTGCCTCCGCCATGgaccaggagccggcgcggcaAGAACGCGACGGTGGTGGCCGGTGCGATGGTGGCGGGGGTGGTGGTGTTGGGCATTCTGGTGGCTGCGGCGCAGATGGAGTTGTGACGCAGGTGGAACAagcgcgtcgccggcgacgtggacaagggcggcggagcagtggctgaggagcggcggcggcaggaggagcgTCGTGCGCCCACGCAGGGCTGCCGTGGGAGGGGGGGCGCTCGGCAGCAGCGACGGGCACGCAGGTGGCCCAGGAGGCGGTGACGCAGGGATTAGGGAagaaaggggagggagagagggggcggCCGACGGCCGCGGGGGTAGGAAGGTGCATCGGCCGGCGGCatgggaaggaaggaaggggggcggccggcggcgcgggaggagggaggatgcGGCTGGCGGCGCGGGGTGAGGGAGGAGCGGCCAGCGGCGTGGGAAGGGTGGAAGGAGCGCAGTGGCCGGTGGTGCGGGAGAGGGAGCACCAGCGGCCGAGGCGGGGAGGGAGCAAAGGCCggtggggaggagagagagagaatgagagggagggaggtccACATCAGCGTTAATAGGGATGACGAGAGGGATTAGAGTAGAGAGATGCGTTTTAGAGTAGATTTAGACCTACTTGGCATGGTTAGCCAGTTTGGGGGCTCAAAAATGTATTTTCAGAGTTCATGTACCTACATGACACAGCGTCACAAGTTCAAGGACCGCCGGTGCATTTAACTCTCAATTACCAAAAAATCTTGTAAAGAAGCAAACTCAGCATCTTCGACAGCTTATAGCAGTTTAACAAAGTACTAATCATCCCAGGTCCCAACAAACACAATCCTAACACGTACAAAGTTGCACAAATGGTTAACTTGCTAAGCAGGCACCCAACGATCCCAAGAATTGATCTAGTGTTCAACTCAGTGCGGCAACAAACACCCACGCAACGCACGCAGCCACGCAGGGTGTTCgacaaaatgaaaatgaaaatgaaagcACAAGAGGAAAGGACGGCCGCACCTTGATGCCAGGGAACGACATCCCGAGCTCCTCCTCGGGGATAACGACAGGCCACTTCTCCCCGCCGTCGCGGAACATCTGCTCGGTGTCGATGAGGCGGCCCCGGGCGAGGATCTGGTCCCGGATGCCCTGCGCGGTGGCGCCCTCCGCGGCGACGATGGCCTCCTCGGCGCCGTTGAGGTAGGTCACGAGGacccgcggcggctgcggcccGGTGCCCGTGGACTGGGGCGggacggggaggcggcggagctcgacGGAGCAGGCCGGGTTGGAGTCCTTGGCCTTGCGGCCGTTGCACTGCGCCAggagctccaccgccgcggccttcCGCGGGTCCAGCGGGCAGtactccaccaccaccttggAAACGAACTTGAGCATCTCTCTCCTCtcgccgccttcttcctcgTCGCCACTCGCCACGCACTTGACGCAGCCGCCGCTTCGCCCCCACGGAGATTTTGGTGGCGGCGCGAGATTTCGGGCTGGTTGGATGCTTGGGTCTCTCCCTGGAGGCCCAGGACGCGTAGGCCGGGCCGGGTCGAAAGACTGAACCGACAGTAGGCCCGGTAGGTCCATTTTGCCGGCCTAGCCGAATGGTAAAGGTCAGGGATTCATTCGGGTATAAGAAACTCGATTACAAAAAGACCTAAAAACTTCTAGATTAGAATATCTTGTTTACGTCTAACTCAAATTTCTGAGTTATTCGGTTTATATCTAATATAAACCCCCAAATCTGTCTTTTCATACCCCGCTCCTTGCGACGAATGTGGCCTAGATTTTTGCTTTTGCTTGAATCTTATTTCCTTTGAATTGAACAAATTAAATCACATGTTTTCTGAGTATCTTCCTACGGAGCAGGAAGTATCCCCCCACGTGACAATGTTTCCCTGGAACTAAAAAAACATGTAAAACAACTAGCAAATCTCTTAGTGCAAATTGCACAAAAGTCCACACCTTGTTGTTAGAGAAAGAATCATCTGATATCTAATAGGGAAATGGAGCTTTCAATTAAAGTTTGAGTATTCTTGTTCCCGAGCAAACACATCGCCATCCACGAGGAGATATTCTTCTTGCGTTTTGGGTAAGTCAGTCTCAGTGTATAGTTTTATTATACTATTATCAAGATTAGGAACTAGGTACCTGTGCCGGTTGAGTTTCATAAGGATGGAACTCCTCTCACGTATGATGAAACTTCCCCTTCTTTCTCCTCATAAATACCTTGCCAAgttagcaaaattgctgatgtgacaTGAAATTTAGAATATGAACTAGATAACTGTCTCATTGAGTGTCATATGGATGAAACTCGTTCAGCAAGATTTCTAATGTGATGTAAAATCATCGGGCAAGATTTCTGATGTGACATATCATCGTATTGCTAGGGAAACGGAATTATTCCGCTTTAGGAACAAACACATCGCGGCCCACGATAAGGAAGTTCGTCGCATGCTCAAGAAGCGGTGCAGTGGCGGATTGGCGGCAGTGGCCTTGTGTCGGGTCGACAGCGCATTCACTATTCAGTTTGTGGATGGATGGACATGGCGGACTAGGCGGAGTAGAGCTCAGGCCTGGACAGCCTCGGCGTCGGCACGGCCACCAGCGGCGTCGCCTTCTTCATCACGATCGCGAACTTCTCCTCCAGGTCCAGCCGCGCGCCGGCTGGCAGCTCCCAGTCGAAGGCCTGCAGCAGCATCGCCAGCGAGTAGGCCGTCATCCGGTCGGCCATGGCGATCCCCGCGCAGATCCTGCGCCCGGACCCGAACGGCAGGTAGCCCATGTCGCTGCCGGTGAAGTCCAGCTTCCGCccttcgccgccgtcggcgccgccgggcaGGAAGCGCTCCGGGACGAACTCCTCCGGGTCCTTCCACACCTCGGGGTCCCTCATGATGGCCCAGACGTTGACGAACACGCGGCTCCCGGCGGGGACGCGGTAGCCGGCGAcggtggcgtcggcgtcggggcAGTGCGGCACCATCAGCGGCAGCGCCGGGTGGAGCCGGAGCGTCTCCTTGACGACGGCGTTCAGGTAGTGCAGCCGCGGGAGGTGGGACTCCTCTACGACGGCGTCCCTTCCCACCACGGCGTCCAGCTCCTCCCGCACCTTGGCCAGCAGCGGCGGCCTCCGCATCAGCTCCGCCATGGCCCACTCCACAGTGTTGGATGTCGTCTCCGTGCCGCCGACCACCATGTCCATGAGCAGCGCCTTGACGTTGGTCATGGTGAAGGCGGCCTTCCCGTCGCCGCCTTCCTTCTCGAGCCTGAGCATGTACTCGAGGAAGTCCTGCGCggggggctcgccgccggcctgctcGGCCTTCATCCTCTGCTCGATGATCTTGGCGAACATCTGGTTGAAGCGCTCCTTGAGcacgtcggatttcctccggaTGCCCTGCAGGTCGAAGCGCGCGAGCGCGGGGAAGAAGTCGGAGACGTTGGGCGCGCCGAGCATCTCGGTGATctcggcgacgaggtggcggaACTCCTTCCCCACCGCGGCGCGCTGGGCCTCGTCGCCGATGTTCCCTCCCCACAGCGTGCCGGTGATGACGTTCATGGTGGTGAGGAACATCTGCGCGCCGACGTCGacgggggcgccggcggccgcctggGCGTGGAGGTGGCGGAGCGTGGCGCGGAACTCCCGGTCCCGGAGCGCGCGCACGTTGTCGAGCCCCGCGGGGCCGAGCATCTCCCGGACGCAGacccggcggaggaggcgccacgtgGGGCCGACCGGGTTCCACACGATGTTCTGCCCGCCGCCGTAGGAGATGGAGCGGGCCGCGTCGGGGACGTCGCGGCTGGAGAAGAGGAGGTCCTGGTCGCGGAGCACCTCGCGGGCGAGGGACGGGGAGGTGACGACGACGCCCAGCTTGGAGCCCAGGCGGATGGAGAAGATGGGGCCGTAGCGACCCGCGAGGCGCGCGAAGTAGGCGTGCAGCTGCGGGTCCAGCGACGGCAGGCTGCCCACGAGCGGCAGGCCCGTAGGCCCCGGCGGTAGGTTGCCGTTGCGGCGCCGAAGCACGGCGGCGAGGTAGAGGAGCGAGGCCAGGAGGAGCCCGGCGTAGGGGAGCGTGGCGGTGGCGTCCATGGCCAACTCAATCACTGGGTGGCGTGGGCGAAGGGATCCAAGGTGATTGGTTTGtggggcagcagcagctggcagATATAGCGGCAGGCCAGGACGGCAGGACCAGGTGACGAAGGGCAGGCGCACGCGTAATATTTTTTTCGTTGGTCGCTTGTCATGGCGCTGGTCATTTGGGAACCGATGCGATCGGGATGGTGGGGGTGGGGATGGCAAGGCATCTGGGAAGTGTGGACGGGAGCACCGAGGAGGGAGATGCGGCGTTTGTCGTTTGGGAAACAACACAGCACAGACAAAGCGATAGCTTGACGCCCGGGgaaaactaaattttagctctaaATTTTAATTCTACACTTTTAAGTTCAAAATTTAGCTTTTGAAATCCAAATAGGTGGGCAAAAAGGGACAAAGAACTAAACTTTGGACTAAAAATTTTAATCCCCAAAGAGACCCtcaaaggggctaaaagtgctcCTGGATGCCACTTTCCTCTCCTtacccccttctctctcctccccgcactctctctttctgcactctctctccctccctgcatactccgcccggccccgcctccttTGCCCGatgtcgccgcctcgccggccccgccacctccgcctcgcctcaccagccccgccgcctccgctcagCCCCAcggcgccaccacctcctcctccgccttcgcCTTGCCCtctcctgccgccgcctcgaccccgctgccgccggcctcgATGCCGCCGGCAGGAGGGCGGATGAGTAGGGAGGCCGCCGTGGTAGCGTTGTACTCCCTCCACGTCTCGGTTGACGGCGAGCTCGCGTTGGCTGTTGGTGACGCCGCGCGGCCGCCCTCGCCCGGGGGCTCCTCCCTCGCCGTCGAGGACTCCGCCATGTGGGTCACCATCGACAGCGAGAAGGCGCTCCAGGTGCGCCGCCCCTCTCGCCCGAGGtatcctccggcggcggcgccgcggtccCTGGGCGGCGGCACCTCCATCCCCTTCGCGCCCTTCTCCCGCTCCGACAAGCTGGGCCGCATCGCCAATTGGACGCGCAATCCGGTGGAGGCAGGAGAGAAGTGGGGATGCGAGGGAGAAAATGGGGGTGAGCGAGCGAGAACGACGAAGAAGCTGGATGAGGTGCTCGGGCTCTAGAGAGAGAAATGGGGTGAGGGCAAATCAGTctttgggcctgttcgctttagcctgttcagccggcttatcagccaccaaacagtatttttctctcacaataaatcagccgttgcagcttttcagccggcttataagctgaagcgaacaggccctttgTTTGTTgaaggactaaagtttagctcatggATCCAAATAGGTAGGCAGAACTAAAATttagaagctaaagtttagaagCTAAATTTAACCCATGAACtagtgatccaaacaccacctaataACCCGAGGAGATGCTTGTGTTTTGTTTTGCTTTGTTTTGCCTtgcgccacgccggcggcctggGCGAGACCGACGCGCCCTGTCCTGCCGCGAAGCTGACTTGACACGAGCGCGTCAGCGCTCTTCCCGACGCGCGATGCAAGCACCCCGCgcgtgtcttttttttttctattttttcctttAATTATGTTAGCGTAGCAACCGGCACTGCTGGTGCTTCTGCATAAACTATGCTTGGTGATGGTACACGCGCTCTCTTGAAATATGGTTGTGATCTTGGGGACAGGAGTTCATGGGGGAAGGAATGGTCTGACGTGCGCCGATGCGGGATGCCCACCAACACCTTTTGGTTTCCTTTCTGTGAGATCTGGCTGCCGCCTGTCAACAACACCTGGGGGCACCGGCGCTCGTCTTCTTTGTCGTCCTGCTCTCTGATCTGATGCGAGCTGAGCTCCGTTTGTAGCACGAaacggaggaggaaggaggcatAGATTCGGCGGCCTTGAGGCCTGAGGGAGCTGGACTTCCAGGCGGCGGATGCTCGTCGAATCAACCGATACACTGCTATTCTTCCCAATGCGCGTTCCATTCAGATGCAGTAGCAGTGCCGCGCTGCCATGTATcgcttcttcttcccttcttgTGCTGGAGGACTCCTCCAACTCCAATGTTCCGGTCTTCTGGAGCTGTGGGCTTGGCTGCAAATTAGCCCACACAAAGGTAGTTACATTATTGATTTATAAGCCCAACGACACCCACAATTTTCCTACCCATCAGCATGGGCTGAAAATCTGAATTCGCTCACCTCTGACGACGATGGGGCTGGCCTTTCCATCCATGCTCTCAGCGAAAAACCTATCTATCTTCCAGAAGGTAGGAAGACATTGAACCTCCCAATTGAGATTCGTGCAAGGAATAGGATTCGTTAGATGCATCAAACCTAAACTCTAACTTCCACCCCCTCCTTTCCCTACCTGCGCCACCCCCGCTCCCCCCCCCGGCGCGGGGCCCACGCCGCCATCGTGGCTGGCCCCAATACCGCACTCGCCGGCCCCCACGCCTGCCGCCGTGCCGCCCTGACCCTTGCGtgggctcgccggccgccgaagCAAGAGAAGAAAGCGCGGTCGGCGgcgaaaaaaaattaagaattttttaagaaaatgttgaaataattaaaaaatattggatcaacttttcttgaaaaaaatgttggtgtaattttttttttccaaaaatgttggattcaattttttcaaagaaatgttggctcaactttttgaaaaaatgttggtccaacttttttgaaaaaaatttagacAATATTTTTATCAAACATTTTTCTAGTGAGTTATCATCAAATAAGAGGATTAGGGAAGAAGGTAAGgcagaagaagataaggttaaGATAAGTCTTGGTGGGTTGTAAATTTCGACTCCTGTCTATCTTCCACCGGATAGTTAGAGCCCTGCACGTCTGCGCCCATCCCATCCagaccgccgccggccgccgaacGCACCCCCGTCCACCTGCAGCTACCCTCCTCCTCCAGTGCAGACACGCCTTTCCCTTTCTGAAGCTACCCTCCTGCAGATAAGTCTTGGTAAGGTTCATGGCTGTGTTGTGTTGTCATCCATGAACCTTACCTTGGAAGCTTGGATGATTTCGTCATCTGCAGACTGCAGACACGCCTTTCCCTTTCTGGGAGGAGTTTCGTGTTCGGCATGTATGTTCGACACGACCCCCACTTGACTTCACAGCCGGGTCATACACACACTACTACTATCCCGCAGATAGCAACAGCTCGCGAGCATCTACCGGCCCGGGACCCCCAGGGACCCTGTGCCGTGCGCTCGTCCAGTCTCTCTCTACAACTCACAGTCAGGGGGGTACTGTGCACGCTGCAGGGAATGAACCAAACCCTTCACCATCAGAGTCACAGACCTAGTtttatttcaaaagaaaaggtcaCAGACCTAGTGCAGCCAACGCCCCTGTCCATGGATTTACCATCATCAGTTTTCTGAATTCTTCAGGGAGGAGCTGAGCTCCCATCACCTCGCTCGGTGATCAGTGCTgtggtggaaataagcaaaaaGGGAGCGATTAGGATGGCCAacatttcttctcttcttttcttttcttttttaataaaTACGCGCAAGGTTTCAGAGGCCTTGCTTCGGAGGGCAGCAAACCAAACCGGTTCTCTCGTATGGGGTCGGCAGGATGGCGCCAGCATGACGTGACTGTCACCGTTGCAGAATCCATACCATACCAAACTCACCCTTTGCTAATTCCGTGTACGGCATCGCACGGCAACTCTTCTCATTTTCCCGGTGTTCTACTGCTTAGTTAGTGCTTATATCCAATGAAGAAGTTTTACATTGGCAGCTAACTTGGCAAAGAATCAGTCACCAAGTgtacatgcatatgcatatcacaattcacaagtaTGTGTATAGCTGTTTGTGTTGGGAGGATGGCCAGTGTTCTGACTTGTTCTGAACTCTGAAATTGCCATGGACTGCTACAGGGAGATATCAGATAAGCCTCGATGTCGCCTCAAAGCACAGCCTCAACTTGCAGAGACCCATAGGCCATGCTATTCAGGATGTATTGCACGTTTAGAGCAATGTACTGCATGTACTTCTACAACTTCTCATACTGACAAGCTTTAACAAAACCCTTCTAAGGGCAAGATACCACTATTCTACGGTCTAGATAAGCCTCATGCCTGTCTGTTTTCAGTCTTATTCACGTATGTAGTATGTAGATTGTCTATACTAGGAACACAGCAGAGTGCAGTGCACGCACACCTGCAGTCTGTCTCTCTCTGATCT containing:
- the LOC117860227 gene encoding uncharacterized protein, whose amino-acid sequence is MDLPGLLSVQSFDPARPTRPGPPGRDPSIQPARNLAPPPKSPWGRSGGCVKCVASGDEEEGGERREMLKFVSKVVVEYCPLDPRKAAAVELLAQCNGRKAKDSNPACSVELRRLPVPPQSTGTGPQPPRVLVTYLNGAEEAIVAAEGATAQGIRDQILARGRLIDTEQMFRDGGEKWPVVIPEEELGMSFPGIKPKKAEDKPQA
- the LOC117860221 gene encoding flavonoid 3'-monooxygenase CYP75B137 — encoded protein: MDATATLPYAGLLLASLLYLAAVLRRRNGNLPPGPTGLPLVGSLPSLDPQLHAYFARLAGRYGPIFSIRLGSKLGVVVTSPSLAREVLRDQDLLFSSRDVPDAARSISYGGGQNIVWNPVGPTWRLLRRVCVREMLGPAGLDNVRALRDREFRATLRHLHAQAAAGAPVDVGAQMFLTTMNVITGTLWGGNIGDEAQRAAVGKEFRHLVAEITEMLGAPNVSDFFPALARFDLQGIRRKSDVLKERFNQMFAKIIEQRMKAEQAGGEPPAQDFLEYMLRLEKEGGDGKAAFTMTNVKALLMDMVVGGTETTSNTVEWAMAELMRRPPLLAKVREELDAVVGRDAVVEESHLPRLHYLNAVVKETLRLHPALPLMVPHCPDADATVAGYRVPAGSRVFVNVWAIMRDPEVWKDPEEFVPERFLPGGADGGEGRKLDFTGSDMGYLPFGSGRRICAGIAMADRMTAYSLAMLLQAFDWELPAGARLDLEEKFAIVMKKATPLVAVPTPRLSRPELYSA